In Vicinamibacteria bacterium, the genomic stretch GCTCTCCACCATGGTCAGGAACAGCACCGGGATTTGGCATGTCGAAAGGTCGTGTCGAAGCCTCTTCAGCAGCTCGAGGCCGTCCATCCCCGGCATCTTGAGGTCCGTGAGGATGAGGTCGGGTCGTTCCAGGTAGACGGTCGCTAGCGCGTCGACCCCGTTGGTGGCCGTGGTCACCGCGTAGCGCTCGCCCTCCAGGATCTCCCGCAGGACCTCGAGCAGCGCGGGGTCATCGTCCACGACGAGGACGCGAACCGGCTTCTCGGAGGCGGTGTCGGGGGAAAGCGAGGCCGGGATGGTCACGGCAGCCGTCTCCGCGGCGGGCTCGCTGTCATCGACCTCGTCGGGCGGGACCACCCTTCCTACCTCTTCCTCGGTGGTGAGACCGCGGGCCACCTTCCGGAGGCCGTCCTTGTACATACTCCGCATCCCGGTAGCCTGGGCGGCGCGCCGGACGACGTCGTCGGACCCGCGCGCGATCAACACGCTGCGCACGCGGGGCGTGACCCGCATCAGCTCGTAGACGCCCATGCGCCCCTTGAACCCGGTGAAGCGGCAGGCCTCGCAGCCTTTTGCCGTGGCCAAGCCGCTGGCGGCGACCACCTTGCACTCGCACAGCCGGCGCACCAGACGCTGGGCCTGGACGGCCAAGACCGACGAGGCGACCACGTAGGCCGGAATGCCCATCTCAACGAGGCGGGTGATGGCGCTGGGGGCATCGTTGGTGTGGAGGGTCGAGAGCACGAGGTGGCCGGTCTGGGCGGCCTGGAACGCCACATGGGCCGTCTCGAGGTCGCGGATTTCCCCGACCATCACGATGTCGGGGTCCTGGCGCAGGATCGACCGCAGGCCGGCGGCGAAAGTGAGCCCGGCCTTGTCCGAGACGGGCACCTGGTTGATCCCCGACAGGCGGTATTCAATGGGATCCTCCACGGTGACGATGTTCGTGGCCTCGTCCCGGAGGAAGTTGAGGGCCGCGTAGAGGGTCGAGGTCTTCCCGCTCCCTGTGGGGCCGGTCACGAGGATCATCCCTTGCGGGCGCTCGAGAGTCTCCTGGAAGGACGCGAGCACGTCGGGTTCGAAGCCGAGGTCGGGAAGGGCGACTTTCGCCCGATCCTGGACGAGGATCCTCATCACGCACTTCTCGCCTTCCGCGGTCGGGAGCGTCGAGACCCGGAGGTCGTAGTTCTTGCCGCTGATGCGCACGAACGTGCGCCCATCCTGGGGTTTTCGGTGCTCGGAGATGTCCATGTGGGACATGATCTTGATGCGCGAGATGACCTTGCTCTGGATCCGTTTGGGCATCGTCATCACTTGACGCAGCAATCCATCCACCCGATAGCGGAGGTTCACCCCTTTCTCCTGCGGCTCGATGTGGATGTCGGAGGCCCCCGCGCGGGTGGCGTCGGCGATGACGGCGTTCACGAGCTTGACGAGGGGTATCGTTTGGGCTGCCTGCTCGAGGTTCTCCTCACCCAACTCCGACTCCTCGTCGCTCACGACCGAGAGCTGGTCGGCGAGGTCTAGGCTGTCGAACTGGGCGAGGGAAGACTCTTCCGCCGCGTAGAACTTGACGATGGCCTCGGCGACCTCGGTCTCGGGAGCGACCACCGGCCTGATCTTGAGCCCGGTGTGGAAAGCCACGGCGTCCGCGGCGGTAACGTTCGTCGGGTCCGCCATGATGAGGTACAGCTCGCGGCCCTCGACGAACCAGGGGAGGCAAAGGTACTTCGTGGCCAGTTCTTTGGTCACGCGGTTCAGGACTTCGTTTGGGATGTCCACGGCCACGAGGTCGGCGGCGGGAATGTTGAGCTGCTCGGCGACCACTTCGCAGATCTGGGCTTCGGTGGCATAGCCGAGGTCCACGAGCAGCCGCCCGAGGCGGCCACCCTTCTCGGTCTTCTGCCGAGCCAGGACCTCGGCGAGCTGCTGCTGAGTGATCACGCCTTGATCGACGAGCATCTCGCCTACGAGCCGACGGCGGGACTTCGCGCGGGTGGCAGCGGTCTGGCTGTCGGGTGGTGCGGCTTCACTCATTCCCGGCCCTCGGGGCCGAAGCAGTGTCCCGCTTCCCTGGACTCGTTCGACCCGCTCGTGCTCCAAGTATACACGGACCGTGACCTGATGCCTTTTGAGCCTTTGCCAGGGGAGGTGGCTAGGATCCGGGGCAGGAAGGACCGGAATTCGCCAAGCCGGAGTGACATGCGTCACGACGCCGCGTATGCCGTCTGCGCTCGCGGCCGCGGTT encodes the following:
- a CDS encoding ATPase, T2SS/T4P/T4SS family, giving the protein MSEAAPPDSQTAATRAKSRRRLVGEMLVDQGVITQQQLAEVLARQKTEKGGRLGRLLVDLGYATEAQICEVVAEQLNIPAADLVAVDIPNEVLNRVTKELATKYLCLPWFVEGRELYLIMADPTNVTAADAVAFHTGLKIRPVVAPETEVAEAIVKFYAAEESSLAQFDSLDLADQLSVVSDEESELGEENLEQAAQTIPLVKLVNAVIADATRAGASDIHIEPQEKGVNLRYRVDGLLRQVMTMPKRIQSKVISRIKIMSHMDISEHRKPQDGRTFVRISGKNYDLRVSTLPTAEGEKCVMRILVQDRAKVALPDLGFEPDVLASFQETLERPQGMILVTGPTGSGKTSTLYAALNFLRDEATNIVTVEDPIEYRLSGINQVPVSDKAGLTFAAGLRSILRQDPDIVMVGEIRDLETAHVAFQAAQTGHLVLSTLHTNDAPSAITRLVEMGIPAYVVASSVLAVQAQRLVRRLCECKVVAASGLATAKGCEACRFTGFKGRMGVYELMRVTPRVRSVLIARGSDDVVRRAAQATGMRSMYKDGLRKVARGLTTEEEVGRVVPPDEVDDSEPAAETAAVTIPASLSPDTASEKPVRVLVVDDDPALLEVLREILEGERYAVTTATNGVDALATVYLERPDLILTDLKMPGMDGLELLKRLRHDLSTCQIPVLFLTMVESLDAEVKALDLGADDYISKPVQKGRLLSRVRRAVFRAHLMRSAP